The following coding sequences are from one Bufo bufo chromosome 2, aBufBuf1.1, whole genome shotgun sequence window:
- the ROPN1L gene encoding ropporin-1-like protein: protein MPLPEPMFCAQQINIPPELPDLLKEFTKAAIRTQPQDVLQWSAAYFSTLSKGEPLPVKERVEMPMATQKTDTGLTPGLLRVLHRQLAAGVIVPVEEVEQKWKDLCLPQAQLLSILQLDHQGREVEWMKFLALACSALGGSITTALKYACEILTEDPEGGAARIPLQTFVFLYKYLAQVDGDISDTTIQEVLGALQEEAGKQGGMIQPRNFLSPQCPPLS from the coding sequence ATGCCGCTTCCAGAGCCCATGTTCTGCGCTCAGCAGATTAACATCCCTCCAGAACTTCCCGACCTGCTGAAGGAATTCACCAAAGCCGCGATCCGGACCCAGCCTCaggacgtgctgcagtggtcagCAGCATATTTCAGCACTTTATCCAAAGGAGAGCCCCTGCCTGTGAAAGAGAGGGTGGAGATGCCGATGGCCACCCAGAAGACGGACACTGGACTGACCCCCGGGCTGCTGAGGGTGCTGCACAGACAGCTGGCCGCCGGGGTCATTGTCCCTGTGGAGGAGGTGGAGCAGAAGTGGAAGGATCTGTGCCTACCACAAGCCCAGCTGCTTagcatcctgcagctggaccatcAGGGCAGAGAAGTGGAGTGGATGAAGTTCCTGGCCCTGGCCTGCAGTGCCCTGGGGGGCAGCATCACCACAGCACTGAAGTATGCATGTGAGATACTGACCGAGGACCCGGAGGGGGGCGCCGCACGCATCCCCCTCCAGACATTTGTATTCCTCTACAAGTACCTGGCCCAGGTGGATGGAGATATCTCAGACACCACCATACAAGAAGTGCTCGGcgccctgcaggaggaggcgggcaaacagggCGGCATGATCCAGCCCAGGAACTTCCTCAGTCCTCAGTGTCCGCCTCTGTCCTAG